One region of Flavobacterium sp. KACC 22763 genomic DNA includes:
- a CDS encoding zinc-binding metallopeptidase — protein MKIFKTYKTVVIAGALLLASCAHEDQPKESQLDFSTPQKTELDNWIGANFLSPYNINVYYEWNQNLVDENRYLYPPQGAKVQPAMEVVKKIWIDSYSTIGGKDFVKKIAPREFVLVGGVNLNTNGTVTLGLAEAGQRVSLFQVDNLNKKSRSSVTQFIHTIQHEYVHILNQTKPFDEQAWAKLTPSGYTTTWYNEATATSRSLGFITSYARLNIYEDFAETAATILTSSKAEYDAILASITDATAKANIKAKEALVVKYYKDSFNIDFYALRDEAQKNTDAVINN, from the coding sequence ATGAAGATATTCAAAACATATAAAACAGTAGTTATAGCAGGCGCCTTATTGCTTGCGTCATGTGCACACGAAGATCAGCCAAAAGAAAGCCAGTTAGATTTTTCTACACCACAAAAAACAGAATTAGACAATTGGATTGGTGCAAACTTCTTAAGTCCATACAATATCAATGTGTATTACGAATGGAACCAGAATTTAGTAGACGAAAATAGATATTTATATCCTCCACAGGGAGCTAAAGTGCAGCCTGCAATGGAAGTTGTAAAGAAAATCTGGATTGATAGTTATAGCACTATTGGAGGAAAGGATTTTGTTAAAAAAATTGCTCCAAGAGAATTTGTTCTTGTTGGTGGGGTAAACTTAAATACAAACGGTACTGTAACGCTTGGACTTGCAGAAGCGGGTCAAAGAGTGTCTCTTTTTCAGGTTGATAATCTTAATAAAAAAAGCAGATCTAGCGTAACACAATTTATTCATACCATTCAGCATGAATACGTACATATTTTAAACCAAACTAAACCTTTTGATGAGCAAGCTTGGGCAAAATTGACACCTTCTGGATATACCACTACATGGTATAATGAAGCAACTGCGACTTCTAGATCTTTAGGTTTTATTACAAGTTATGCGAGATTAAACATATACGAAGATTTCGCAGAAACTGCTGCTACAATCTTAACAAGTTCTAAAGCGGAATATGATGCCATTTTAGCAAGTATAACAGACGCTACTGCAAAAGCTAATATTAAAGCAAAAGAAGCTTTGGTAGTTAAATATTATAAAGATTCTTTCAATATAGACTTTTACGCATTAAGAGATGAAGCTCAAAAGAATACAGATGCTGTAATAAATAATTAA
- a CDS encoding RagB/SusD family nutrient uptake outer membrane protein, giving the protein MKNIKIALSLLLLVTISSCDDFLSEVPDNRTQIDTPEKISELLVTAYPDRSYFPIAEVMSDNVFDTESLQSVSIINEESFNWEMQSQIGTDSENAFWMSSYEAIAAANQALEAIEKLGGKETLNPLKGEALIARAYNHFMLVSLWANRYNPATAATDLGVPYITKPETELLVKYKRNSVKEVFDFIEQDINEGMKYITSEYKEPKYHFNVDAAKAFACRFYLIKGDWDKVLEYSEGLGSKPTKIRNYTAFNAVAFAQMPIEYSRVEQETNLLVAYPNSIANRSAAYRFALPGNRSDEILGTQTNMWAKPNLIRANGQYFGGTNVFVPKLYEYFKFTNLTSRTGEPYTGSVLFSNDEMYLNRIEALVMKNRIAEVNTELGYFLGTRTSGYNAATDILNEAIVTAKYPPIADEFTPFYALTDLQKSYIKAIAEARRRDFIREGLRWFDIKRFNLVVTHNTLEFGKVVKNNILEKDDKRRALQIPLRASDNGIEKNPR; this is encoded by the coding sequence ATGAAAAATATAAAAATAGCACTGTCATTATTATTACTGGTTACTATTAGCAGTTGCGACGATTTTCTTTCAGAAGTGCCAGATAATAGAACACAGATAGATACTCCAGAAAAAATATCAGAATTATTAGTTACTGCTTATCCAGACAGATCATACTTTCCGATTGCAGAAGTAATGTCAGATAACGTTTTTGATACTGAATCATTACAATCTGTAAGCATAATTAACGAGGAGAGCTTCAACTGGGAAATGCAGAGTCAAATTGGAACTGATAGTGAAAACGCATTTTGGATGTCATCTTACGAGGCAATTGCTGCTGCGAATCAGGCTTTAGAGGCTATAGAAAAGCTTGGAGGCAAAGAGACTCTTAATCCGTTAAAAGGAGAAGCTTTAATAGCAAGAGCTTACAATCATTTTATGCTAGTTTCATTATGGGCAAATCGTTATAATCCTGCTACTGCGGCGACAGATTTAGGAGTTCCATATATAACAAAGCCAGAAACGGAATTATTGGTTAAATATAAACGTAATAGTGTAAAAGAAGTATTTGATTTTATTGAGCAAGATATCAATGAAGGAATGAAATACATCACAAGTGAATATAAAGAGCCAAAATATCACTTTAATGTAGATGCTGCAAAAGCATTTGCTTGCCGTTTTTACTTAATAAAAGGAGATTGGGATAAGGTATTAGAATATTCTGAAGGACTTGGTTCTAAACCAACAAAAATTAGAAACTATACAGCTTTTAATGCAGTAGCTTTTGCTCAAATGCCAATTGAATATTCAAGAGTTGAACAAGAAACTAATTTATTGGTAGCGTATCCAAACTCAATTGCAAACAGATCAGCAGCGTACAGATTTGCGCTTCCTGGAAATAGATCTGATGAAATCTTAGGGACACAAACGAATATGTGGGCAAAACCTAATTTAATTAGAGCAAACGGCCAGTATTTTGGAGGTACAAACGTATTTGTTCCGAAGCTATATGAGTATTTTAAATTCACGAATTTAACATCTCGTACAGGTGAGCCTTACACTGGTTCTGTATTATTTAGTAATGATGAAATGTATTTGAACCGTATTGAAGCATTGGTGATGAAAAATAGAATTGCTGAAGTGAATACAGAATTAGGTTATTTCTTAGGAACTAGAACTTCAGGATACAATGCAGCAACAGATATATTAAATGAAGCTATTGTTACTGCTAAATATCCGCCGATTGCAGATGAGTTTACGCCATTTTATGCATTAACAGATCTTCAGAAATCGTATATCAAAGCAATTGCCGAAGCAAGAAGAAGAGATTTTATCCGCGAAGGTCTTAGATGGTTTGATATCAAACGATTTAATCTTGTTGTGACGCATAATACTCTTGAATTTGGAAAAGTGGTAAAAAACAACATCTTGGAAAAAGATGATAAAAGAAGAGCGTTGCAAATACCGCTTAGAGCTTCAGATAATGGTATTGAAAAAAATCCTAGGTAA